A stretch of DNA from Nitratireductor thuwali:
ATGCCTTCTACGAAAAGCTCGAGGCAGCCGCCGAAGCCAAGGCAATCCCCCTCGCCCGGCTGATAGCCCAGATCGATGCCGCCCGCCCGCGCGAGGTCAATCTGTCGTCGGCGATCCGGCTTTTCGTGCTCGACTGGGTCCAGTCGCACAAATCCGATTAAGTTGTTTCCAGTAGAGCGCGCCGGGTCCATCCGCGCGGATCGCGGACATGGCCAGACCCACCGCACCGCCCCAACTCGGGCAGGCTATAGATGATCCCGAAAACTGGACGCGCTTTTCGGGAAGATCGCACGCCAGCAAGGGGATAAGGCACGATGACATTCAACGAGGCGTCACCGTGATCTAAGGGCGCTGGTCGAGCAGGTCGAGAAGGCCCCTCACCGTCAGCCCTTCCGTGCGCAGCACCGGTTCGGCATCCTGCTGAAGGCGCGACTGCGGCTCATCCGGCTGCCGTTGGGCTGGTGGCAGTGGCCTGCGTATGATGTTTTCGCCGTCGCCCACGTCGAGGCCCGCCGGCGGTTCGGCGGCTTCCTCGGTTTGCTGCTGGCGGACTTCCGCCTCCTGGCGCTCCCGCTCGGCTCTTTCCTCCGCTTGCCGCCGTCGACGATCTTCTTCCGCCTTGCGCAGCCGTTCTGCCTCCCGCTCAAGGCGCACCTGCTCGGCCTCGGCGGCTTGGCGGGCGGCCTCGCGCGCTTCATAGAGACGCGCCTCCCGGCGCAGGCGCTGCTTTTCGAGGAGAACCGCCTGCATGTGCTCGACGCGTGCCTGCTCCCGCTCCAATGCCCGCTGGGTCAGATATTGCGACAGCGGCTCAAGGTCGAGCCAGATGTCGGCTTCCCCGACAGGTCCCTGCGCAGCGAAGCGGACCATGGGTTCCGAGCCCGCCGTCGCCTCTTTTCCGGCATCGTAGACCACCGCGCCGGAGGCGCTGACGCTACGGTCGCGAAAGTCCGCCGAAGCCTCCGCGCTCATCTGAGCAGGCCCCGACTCGAGTTGCACGGGCGGCGTGCGCGCAACACCGTTGGCGATCGAAAATGCCAATTCGGCTTGTCCGGCCTCGAACACGCCGTCCCGGACGATCTCCGGCGCAAAGGCCTCCACCGCCGCCGTATCGATTTCCGGGCCGACCCGGTCAGCCTCGCGCAAGAGGGCCGGAAGCGCATTCGGATTGAAACCGGCGATGCGCAGGCCTTCCACCGCGGCAGAGCCCGACCCGGCAAGCGCCGAGACAAGGCCGCCGACCGACTTGCCGTTCGCTGTCAGCGTGACACTGAGATCGGCGCTGCCGGACAGGCCGGAGCGAGGCACCAGTTGCGCCATGGCGGCCCCGCCGAGCTGGAACTGAGCGCTCAGGAGAACTGTCCCCTGATTGTTCTTGAGCTCGGCAAGGCCCGAAATCCTTCCGCCGAGAAGATCGGCCGTGAGTTCGGAAACGGCGATGCCTTCCTCGTTCAGCCGCAACTGCATTGCGGCTTCGCTGCCGCTCAGTCCACCCGCCGACAATACGCCCGTAAGCAGTTCCACATCGGTGGTGAACGGCGGATTGGCCGACTGGCGGAAGGGCGCCCGAGGCCACTCGCCCTGCCCGGCTTCCATCGCCTCGGTGCCCAGCACCATCTCCCCCAGAAGCTGCAGATCAAGTGCGTCGAGGCGCAGCGCGCCGCTGAGATGAGGCAGTCCGTTCTTTATTTCCGCGTTGAGGTCGCCGGCCACGGTGTTGTCGGCGATCGTGCCGGACAGGCCAGAAATGACGGCTACCCCGCTGCCATAGTCGATCTGGCCCGTCAGCGACCCCGGCAGCCCCAGGCCGAAGCCCGGCAGCGAAATGCCGGCGGTCGCAAGCCAGGGTTCAAAGTCGTCGCTGCGGACCTGCGCGACCCCGCTGGCGTTGTAGCGGCCGGCAGTCCGCTCCACCGACCCGTCGAACGTGGCCAGCAGATCGTCGCCGGCGAAGCGGAAGGACGTCTCCACCGTGTCTGCAAGCCGGCCTTCCGCACTCACTTCAGCCTCCGCCTCGCCAGCCAGCCCCCATGGCATCGCCGGCAGGCCGAACAGGGCGTAAAGTGGCGCGGCATCCTCGTTCCGCACCGTGAGCCCGGCAGCGAACTGCGCATCCGCAAGCGCCGACAGGCGACCGTTGCCCGACAGGGTGAAACTGAAATCCGAGCCCCCTGCCGTCCCGCTGGCGCTGACAGCAAGGCCGGAGGTGCTGTTTCCATTGTCGGCGGCGCTTGCAAACAGGTTGACCTCGCCGTCTTCGAGCAGATCGGGGAACGCGGCCGCCCGCTCGGCAAGCGCCGTGGCCAGATCGTTCTCGGGAAAGCGGCGCGCCAGCACCATGGCGAGCGGAGCAAGGTCGACCGCGACGATGGACGCATCGATTTTGCCGGTGGGATTATCGGCAAAGCCGCTGACCTGCCCCGTCGCACTGATGCGAGCATCGGCAAGGCCCGTTATGGCCAGCCGGTCGATCTCCAGGAGGCCCTCGCGCAGGCGCAGCGCAGTGTCCAGATGATCGGCGGTCAAGCCTTCCGCACTCACCGGGCCGGCGGCTATCTCCAGGTCCACATCATGATTGGCCAGGCGGTTGTGTCCCTGGTCGTCGACGAACAGCGAGGCAAAGGCCTGCATGTCAGCGAGATCGAGCCGGCCGCCATCGAGTGTCAGCTTCAGCGACGGCCGGGCTTCGCCGTCAGTGCGACGCTCGACACTTCCGCCAAACCGCGCGTCGCCGAGGATGAGTTCTAGATTTTCGAAGCTCTGCCGTCCCTCCGAGAGCGCAACTTCGGCGCTGAAGCCGGCGGAGGGCAGCCGGCGGATGGCCTCGTCCACGTCCCGCGCAAGCCATGCCGCAAAACCCGACGGCTGACCGATCGCAAGCAGGATGTCGCCGTTGAACGAAACTTCCTCGCCGGTGCCGAGCAGGCCCTTGCCCTCGAAGCGGGTGCGGCCTGGCAGAGTGGCTGCCAGCGAATTCATCTGCCATCCGGCCTCCACGGGCTCAGCCTCGACCCGGATCTCACGAATGGTGGTGTCGCCCGCCACGATCGCGGGGAGATTGACGGCAATCCGGCCCGGCATGTCGGGTTTGGGCAGTTGGGCCAGAAAGCTAAGCAGCGCCGAAAGGCGCTCTTCCGCCGACTGGCCGGCGATGGCGCTCTCCGCCTCGCCGCCAACCCGAATCTGCGCTCCGTCGGCGGTGATTGAAAAGGACGGCTGGGCGCCCAATTCGACGGTTGCCTGCCCTTCGGCCGTATAAGGATCCGCCAAGGGGCCTGTCTCGAAACGAAACTGCTCCACCTCGAGCCGGCGATGACCGAGGGTGAAGCTGCCCGAAAGACGGTTGCCCGCCTCGGCCTCGGCCGCATCTGCCGCATCGGGCTGCGGCGGAACCGTTCGCAGGCGGAAGGTGCCGGCATAGCGCGCGGCGCCCTCCTCCATCCGCGCCTGACCGTCCGTTTCCAGCTCGATCGGATAGCCTTCCGGTTCGGCAACGACGCGCACCCGCATCGCCTGGTCGGGGCCGACAGCGCCGGTTGCAGCGTAGATCTTCAGCGGCAGCCCGTCGGCCCGCAACGACCCTTCGACGCGCCACGGGCCGGTCAACGCACGGGCGCTCAGATTCACGTCGATATCGTCGAGCATCACGGTGCGATCGGCCGATTCCTGCCGCACGACGATATTGCCGTCAGTGATCGTCACCTTCTCCAGCGTCACCTGCCGCGGATCGAAAGGCGACGACGGCCGGACAGCCCAGTCGATACGGCCGTTCTCGTCCATGTGGAGTTTGGCGCTCGGCCGCACGAGCCGCATGTCGAATATAAGGAGTTCGCCGCTGAGGAACGGCGCCAGTTCCGCATCCATGGAGAATTCCTCCACGGTCATCGACGGCTCGCCGCCCTGCCCGCCAGCAACCGTCACATCGGTGAAGGTGACAGACGGAAACGGCAGAAGCCGCGCCCGCGCCTCGCCTTCCACCGTGACCTCCCGTCCCAGCACCCGGCCCGCCTCGCGCTCAAAGGCCGACCGGTACGATGTCCAGTCGATGAAATAGGGCGCAATCAGCGCCGCCGTAAGCGCCAGCACCACAAGTCCACCGATGATGACGAATAAGCGCGCCAGTTCTTCAGCTCCGGTCTGTCAGATCAGAATGTCTTTGCCGCATGATCTTTGCGAAAACCGGCATCCGCTTTCCGGGATCATGCCCTGGCCCCATCATCGGCGGCTGGAATGTTCATTTGGTGGCCGCGCTCAAGATTTCGCCTGCATTGCAAAGATTTTGCCGGGATTCATGATGTTCAGCGGATCGATCGCCTGCTTGATCGCCCGCATATAGTCGACGCCGGCCCCGTGTTCTAGTTCCATATACTTCATCTTGCCCTGGCCGATGCCGTGCTCGCCGGTGCAGGTGCCCTCCATCGCCAGCGCCCGCATGTTGAGCCTCGACACGAAGCCCTCGCTGCGCTCGATCTCGCTCTCGTCATCCATGTCCATCAGCACCGTGACATGAAAATTGCCGTCGCCGACATGACCTACGATGGGCGCGACCAGGCCGGTTTCGGCGATATCGCGCTCCGTCTCGACAATGCACTCGGCCAGCCGCGAGATGGGCACGCAGACATCGGTGGCGAGCGCCTTCGCCCCCGGCCGCAGCGCCAGGCCTGCCCAATAGGCGTCGTGTCTTGCCTTCCACAATTTCTGACGCTTTTCCGCCTCGCGCGCCCAGTCGAACGGCCCTCCGCCAAATTCACCGGCGATCTCGCCGAACATCTCCGCCTGCTCCACCACGCCCGCATCCGTGCCATGGAACTCCAGAAAGAGGCAGGGGCTTTCGGGATAGTCGAGCTGTGAATAAGCATTGAGCGAGCGCATGCCGAGCGCGTTGACGAGCTCCATGCGGGCGACGGGAATGCCCATCTGGATTGTCATGATGACGGCCTGGCAGGCGGCTTCGACCGACGGGAAGGGACAGACACCGCCGGAAATGGCCTGGGGAATGCCGTAAAGCCGCAAGGTCAGCCCGGTGATGACCCCCAGCGTGCCCTCCGATCCCACCATGAGCCGCGTGAGATCGTAGCCGGCCGAGGATTTGCGCGCCCGCCGCGCGGTGGTGACGGCGCGCCCGTCGGGCATGACGGCCGTGACCGACAGAACATTTTCCCGCATCGTGCCATAGCGCACGGCGTTGGTGCCCGAAGCCCGCGTCGCCGCCATGCCGCCGAGGCTTGCATTCGCGCCGGGATCGATCGGGAAGAACAGCCCCGTGTCGCGCAGGTAATGGTTCAGGTCCTCGCGGGTCACCCCAGGCTCGACCGTGCAGTCGAGATCGTCCTGGTTGACCTGCAGCACCCGGTTCATCCGCGACGTATCGATGGATATGCCGCCAGAAGGGGCGTTCACATGTCCTTCCAGGGAAGACCCGACGCCGAACGGGATGATCGGCACGCGGTGCTCCGCGGAAAGCCGCACCACCTCCTGCACCTCCAAGGTCGTCTCGGCGAAGAAGACGCCATCGGGAGCCTGATTGGGGATATAGGTGGTGGTGTGGCCGTGCTGCTCGCGGATCGCCTGGCCCGTTTGAAAGCGCTCGCCAAAGAGCGTGGCGAGCCGGGCGGTCACCGCTTCCACGCCGCTTTCATTGCGCTGTGTCTCAGCCGACGCCGCGACAGCCATGTTTTTCCTCCAAAATTCGTCGTCCCGCCCTTGTCGAACGGGCTGCTTTCCTTTTGTATCCGAGTCTCCAGCAATTGCACCAATTGTCCAGTGGTCATTACGGTGCCGCGCGTCCTTTCGGACGCACAAGAGACGCCGTAGGGTATGAGTTCCGGCCTTGTGCTTTCCGAAATCTCTTCGATTTCGGGCCGACGCAATCGCCGAAGGAAAACGGAAGGCGCGCCGTGGGGGTACCGCATATTTCCCGACCGTTCCAGATCGAGACCGACTGGATCGACTATAACGGCCATATGAACATGGCTTATTACAACGTCCTGTTCGACCGTGCCGCCGACGAAGTCTTCGAAACGTTGGGCATGGGACCGGCCTATGCGCGCGACCGCAGGCTGACCGTCTACACGGCCGAAATCCATGTGTGCTACGTGCGAGAACTCCATCTCGGCGATAGCGTCAACGTCTCCTACCGCCTCATCGACCACGACGAAAAGCGGCTGCACTCCTATCAGGAGATCATCCACGCCGATGGCTGGCTGGCCGCGACCGGCGAATGCCTCACCTTGCATATCGACATGGCAGGCCCGAAGGTCGCCCCCTTTCCGCCCGACATTCGCGCCAATGTCGAAGCGCTCTTCGCCACCTACGCCGGCCTGCCCCGTCCCGAACGTGCGGGCCGCTCGATCGGCATCCGGCGGAAATGATACCGGAGCTCATCACCAACCTGCCCCGCATCCTGGTTTCATGGGTGCAGCCGAACCTCGAAACCTTCTGGAAGACCCGCCAGCCCATGGTCTGGCTGCTCGCGCTTGTGTTGGGCGCGGCCATCGCCGTCGCCGCCATCATCTTCCGCGAACTGATCGGCCTGTTCCAGATCCCGTGGCTCGGAACCCGCTCCGAACGTGTCTATTCGGCAGCGCTCCAGACACCCTGGTACCTGATCATGGCGGGTCCGGTGGCCGGCGGGCTTCTCGTCGGCCTGCTGCTCACCTTCCTCAAGAACAAGCGCACCGGCGCGGTGGCCGACGTCATCGAGGCGCGCGCGCTGACCGGCCGCAAGCTCGGCCTGCGCGACGGCCTCCTGTCGGCGCTCGTCACCGCGCTTTCGCTGGGCTCGGGCGCCAGCGCCGGCCGCGAAGGCCCGGTGGTCCATTTGGGCGCGGTCCTTGCCACGGCGGTGGCATGGCGGGCGAATTTGCCGGAATGGTGCCGCCGTACCCTGCTCGGGGCGGGCGTGGCCAGCGCCATCTCCGCCTCGTTCAACGCGCCCATCGCCGGCGTTCTCTTTGCCCATGAAGTCATTCTCGGCCACTACGCGATGCGCTCCTTCGTGCCCATCGTCATTGCCTCGACAGCAGGCGCGGTGGCCTCGCGGCTATGGTTCGGCGATGCGGCCGCCTTCCTCATCCCCAACCACCAGATAACGTCCTTCTGGGAGTTCCCGGCCTTCGCGCTGCTGGGCGTCACGGCCGCGATGGTCGCGATCCTGTTCCAGTTCGCGCTCTACATGGCCGATTTCATGGCGCGCGGCTCGCGCATTCCCTACTATCTCCTGCCGGCAGTCGGCGGCGCGCTGGTCGGGGCCATCGCGCTCGTCTTCCCACAGATCCTCGGCGTCGGCTATGAGGTGACCGACATGGCGCTGTGGCGCAAGCTGCCGCTGATGACCATGCTCGCCCTGATCGTCGTCAAGACCGTCGCCACCGCAATAACGTTGGGCGCGCGCTTCGGCGGCGGCATCTTTTCGCCGGCGCTCTATCTGGGCGCCATGACCGGCGGGTCCTTCGGCCTCATCGCCGCGGCGGCCTTTCCCGATATGGCATCCAGCGAAGGGCTCTACGCGATCCTCGGCATGGGCGCGGTCGCCGGAGCCGTGCTCGGTGCGCCCATCTCCACCACGGTCATCGTCTTCGAACTCACCGGCGGCTACACCCTGTCCATCGCCCTGCTGCTGACGGTGGCGGTGGCGCACGGCATAACCCAAGCCATCCACGGGCACTCGTGGTTCCACTGGCAGTTGGAGATGCGCGGGCTCTTCATCCAAGAGGGTCCGCACCGGGCGCTGGGCCAGATCACCCGCGTCATGGATTTCATGGAGCCGCTGGCCGGCGACGCCGAGCCGGAGCGTTACGATCCCGAGTCGGGGCAACCGGCACTGCGGCCGACGGATACGCTGGAATCGGCGCTGCGCGCCTTCGACAAGGGCGGCCATACGCGCCTGCCTGTCGTCGACCCGAAGGACGAGAGGCGGATCATCGCCTGGGCCAGCCATGTCCGCGCCCTGCGCTCCTTCAACCGCGCGCTGGTGCAGCTCAGCGAGGAAGAGCATCGCTGACCGGGCCGTTCACGCGCGGTTAACCAAACCGCCCTTTGCACAACTTAAGCAGGGCCGCTTCCTTGCGGCGCGCGCAGATGCAGCCAAGATTTCCTGCGGGGCGGTTAACGATTCGTATGTGAGGACGCGCAGTCCGGGAGACTGAGAGTGAAGGTCGATGTGAAGGAAATGTCGGAGCGGCTGGCCTACGACCCCGCCTTCAGCGATTACGATTTCTGGCGGGCCCTGAAATCGTTGGACGACGAGCTTTTCCGCATAGAATACGAGCGCCGACCTGTGCCCATGGAACTGGTTTTTGCCCGAGCCATCCTCCGCCGCGCCCGCAACGCGCGCGGCGAGGGATAGGCCCGGCCGCAATTCATGACCGAAGCTCAGGAAGCAAGCTTCTCCTTCAGGAAAGCGACCGTGCGCTGCCAGGCCAGTTCCGCGGCCTCCTGGTCGTAACGTGCTTCCGAGGTGTCGTTGTTGAAGGCGTGGTTCACGCCCTCGTATATATGAACCGTGTACTCTTTCCCTGCCGCGTCGAGCGCATCGGTGAACTCCTCGATCCCGGCATTGATGCGCTCGTCCAGCCCCGCATAGTGCAGAAGCAGCGGCGCGCTGATGTTTTCGACCTCGTCCGCGTCCGGCTGGCGGCCATAATAGGCGACGCCGGCATCGAGCTCGGGGTCATGGACAGCGAGGCTGTTGACCGTGCCACCGCCCCAGCAGAAGCCGATGGCGCCGACATTGCCGTTGGTCGCTTCGTGCTCTTGCAGAAAGGCGATGGTCGCCGACCCATTGGCCACGGTCTGCGCAGGATCGAGCTGTCCGAACATGCCGCGCGCTTCATCCTCATCCGCCGGGGTGCCGCCGAGCGGCGACAGGAAATCGGGAGCCAGCGCAACGAAACCCTCCAGCGCCATGCGGCGGGCGACATCACGAATGTGCTCGTTCAGCCCCCGGTTCTCATGAATGACGATCACGGCCGGCAGTGGCCCCGAAGCCTCGCGCGGACGCACGAGATAGCCGCGCATCTCGCCTTCAGCGCCGGGATAGGCGATCTCCTCCGCTACAAGCCTTTCATCATCCGGCGCGACGATGGCCGCCCGCGCCGAATTCGCCGCCAGCATCGGCACGATGGCCGCCGCAGCGGCACTCGAACCGGCGAGCTTGGTGAGCTTCGCCATGAAGCCACGGCGATCCAGCGTGAGATGCGTGTACTCGTCATAAGCGTTGATCATGGCCTGGGTGATCTTCGTTTCGGACATCGGCTGGCTCCCATGATTGTGTCGATATCCCCCGCGCCGCCCCAGCATCCCCGAGACGGCAGCACAGGTCCAATCACGCCCTTGTGAGCCACCGTGGATGCAGGCCGGGCCTGCATCCACGGTGGTTCGGTCCGCATGCATCACTTGATTTTGGAATGCCGCTCGAGGAAGCGGATGCGATTATTGAAGGGGTCCGTCACCACCATTTCCAGCCCCCACTCCTCCTGTGAGATGCCGGGCTTCAGGTAGCGGTAGTCCCTGGCGGAAAGTTCCTCATGGAATGCCCGCAGGCCGGCCGTATGAACGATCATGTTGCAGCCCGGCGAGGCATCGCCCGCATGCTCGCTCAGATGCAGCTTGAGGCCACTGCGCGACACTTGCTGATAGAGCGGGAAATTGTCCCCGAACCGATGCTCCCAGTCGACCGAGAAGCCGAGGAAGGCCTGATAGAATTCGCGCGCCTTGGCGACATCGAAGATGCGGATAATGGGAATGGCCTGCTGAAACTGATCCGCCTTACCGGCAAGCGTCGCCTGGTCGATCTTCGCCGAGAGTATGTTCCAGTTCGCGAAGCCGAATTGTCGGGCGACGACCTCCAGGGCGGCGCTGTGCGGCAGGTCGATGGAATGATCGGAAAGAGCCTCGCGCATGGCTTTCGCCATCGCCTTGGCGTCGAGATATGTGCGCATGATACGGTCCTTGCAACGGCGAAAGCCCCATCAGCGCCCGCATTGCCGACGTCTTCGCCGCCCTGCATCGGGACCGTTGAAAACGTGATGGATGCATTCGCCATCCCCTTTAGGGGCGCGAGCTGCCGGCCGCATCCTGCCTCGATGAAAGTTATGCGCGACTTCTCCCGCCGTCAACATACGTCTGCGTTGTATTCCCCATTCCTTTGGCTTCCCGGCCTTGGCCCGACGCCACCAAACCGGTACAAAAGGAAAACGCTTGGCCCCTGGGGGTCGAATCACCATATGCAGGCTCAATGTCAGGAAATCCCGACGATCTGCCGTTTTTCGGCGACGACGATATGCCGTCCCCGGCCCAGCCCGGCGGCGGCATTGCCGCGCGCGCCATGGCCGCGCGCCGGGGCCCGTCCACGCCTTATCTGGAAGGGTTGAACCCCGAGCAACGGCTCGCTGTGGAGACGACCGAAGGGCCCGTGCTCGTGCTGGCCGGCGCAGGCACCGGCAAGACGCGCGTGCTGACGACCCGCATCGCGCATATCCTGGCCACCGGCCGCGCCTACCCTTCCCAGATCCTCGCCGTCACCTTCACCAACAAGGCCGCGCGGGAAATGAAGATGCGCGTCGGCGTTCTGGTCGGAGAGGCTGTCGAGGGTATGCCATGGCTCGGCACGTTCCACTCGATCGGCGTGAAGCTCCTGCGCCGCCATTCCGAGCTCGCAGGCCTGAAGTCCTCCTTCACCATTCTCGACACCGACGATCAGATCCGGCTCCTGAAGCAGCTTATCCAGGCAGAAGGCCTTGACGACAAGCGCTGGCCGGCCCGTCAGTTCGCCCAGATGATCGACGGCTGGAAGAACAAGGGCCTGGCGCCCGGCGACATTCCCGAGGGCGACGCGCGCGCCTTCGCCAACGGCAAGGGCCGGCAGCTCTATGCGGCCTATCAGGCGCGGTTGAAGACGCTGAATGCCGTGGATTTCGGCGACCTCCTGCTACACCCCATCCGCGTC
This window harbors:
- a CDS encoding dienelactone hydrolase family protein, with translation MSETKITQAMINAYDEYTHLTLDRRGFMAKLTKLAGSSAAAAAIVPMLAANSARAAIVAPDDERLVAEEIAYPGAEGEMRGYLVRPREASGPLPAVIVIHENRGLNEHIRDVARRMALEGFVALAPDFLSPLGGTPADEDEARGMFGQLDPAQTVANGSATIAFLQEHEATNGNVGAIGFCWGGGTVNSLAVHDPELDAGVAYYGRQPDADEVENISAPLLLHYAGLDERINAGIEEFTDALDAAGKEYTVHIYEGVNHAFNNDTSEARYDQEAAELAWQRTVAFLKEKLAS
- a CDS encoding AsmA family protein; the encoded protein is MARLFVIIGGLVVLALTAALIAPYFIDWTSYRSAFEREAGRVLGREVTVEGEARARLLPFPSVTFTDVTVAGGQGGEPSMTVEEFSMDAELAPFLSGELLIFDMRLVRPSAKLHMDENGRIDWAVRPSSPFDPRQVTLEKVTITDGNIVVRQESADRTVMLDDIDVNLSARALTGPWRVEGSLRADGLPLKIYAATGAVGPDQAMRVRVVAEPEGYPIELETDGQARMEEGAARYAGTFRLRTVPPQPDAADAAEAEAGNRLSGSFTLGHRRLEVEQFRFETGPLADPYTAEGQATVELGAQPSFSITADGAQIRVGGEAESAIAGQSAEERLSALLSFLAQLPKPDMPGRIAVNLPAIVAGDTTIREIRVEAEPVEAGWQMNSLAATLPGRTRFEGKGLLGTGEEVSFNGDILLAIGQPSGFAAWLARDVDEAIRRLPSAGFSAEVALSEGRQSFENLELILGDARFGGSVERRTDGEARPSLKLTLDGGRLDLADMQAFASLFVDDQGHNRLANHDVDLEIAAGPVSAEGLTADHLDTALRLREGLLEIDRLAITGLADARISATGQVSGFADNPTGKIDASIVAVDLAPLAMVLARRFPENDLATALAERAAAFPDLLEDGEVNLFASAADNGNSTSGLAVSASGTAGGSDFSFTLSGNGRLSALADAQFAAGLTVRNEDAAPLYALFGLPAMPWGLAGEAEAEVSAEGRLADTVETSFRFAGDDLLATFDGSVERTAGRYNASGVAQVRSDDFEPWLATAGISLPGFGLGLPGSLTGQIDYGSGVAVISGLSGTIADNTVAGDLNAEIKNGLPHLSGALRLDALDLQLLGEMVLGTEAMEAGQGEWPRAPFRQSANPPFTTDVELLTGVLSAGGLSGSEAAMQLRLNEEGIAVSELTADLLGGRISGLAELKNNQGTVLLSAQFQLGGAAMAQLVPRSGLSGSADLSVTLTANGKSVGGLVSALAGSGSAAVEGLRIAGFNPNALPALLREADRVGPEIDTAAVEAFAPEIVRDGVFEAGQAELAFSIANGVARTPPVQLESGPAQMSAEASADFRDRSVSASGAVVYDAGKEATAGSEPMVRFAAQGPVGEADIWLDLEPLSQYLTQRALEREQARVEHMQAVLLEKQRLRREARLYEAREAARQAAEAEQVRLEREAERLRKAEEDRRRRQAEERAERERQEAEVRQQQTEEAAEPPAGLDVGDGENIIRRPLPPAQRQPDEPQSRLQQDAEPVLRTEGLTVRGLLDLLDQRP
- a CDS encoding FAD-binding oxidoreductase encodes the protein MAVAASAETQRNESGVEAVTARLATLFGERFQTGQAIREQHGHTTTYIPNQAPDGVFFAETTLEVQEVVRLSAEHRVPIIPFGVGSSLEGHVNAPSGGISIDTSRMNRVLQVNQDDLDCTVEPGVTREDLNHYLRDTGLFFPIDPGANASLGGMAATRASGTNAVRYGTMRENVLSVTAVMPDGRAVTTARRARKSSAGYDLTRLMVGSEGTLGVITGLTLRLYGIPQAISGGVCPFPSVEAACQAVIMTIQMGIPVARMELVNALGMRSLNAYSQLDYPESPCLFLEFHGTDAGVVEQAEMFGEIAGEFGGGPFDWAREAEKRQKLWKARHDAYWAGLALRPGAKALATDVCVPISRLAECIVETERDIAETGLVAPIVGHVGDGNFHVTVLMDMDDESEIERSEGFVSRLNMRALAMEGTCTGEHGIGQGKMKYMELEHGAGVDYMRAIKQAIDPLNIMNPGKIFAMQAKS
- a CDS encoding glyoxalase superfamily protein; protein product: MRTYLDAKAMAKAMREALSDHSIDLPHSAALEVVARQFGFANWNILSAKIDQATLAGKADQFQQAIPIIRIFDVAKAREFYQAFLGFSVDWEHRFGDNFPLYQQVSRSGLKLHLSEHAGDASPGCNMIVHTAGLRAFHEELSARDYRYLKPGISQEEWGLEMVVTDPFNNRIRFLERHSKIK
- a CDS encoding thioesterase family protein; the protein is MGVPHISRPFQIETDWIDYNGHMNMAYYNVLFDRAADEVFETLGMGPAYARDRRLTVYTAEIHVCYVRELHLGDSVNVSYRLIDHDEKRLHSYQEIIHADGWLAATGECLTLHIDMAGPKVAPFPPDIRANVEALFATYAGLPRPERAGRSIGIRRK
- a CDS encoding chloride channel protein, with product MIPELITNLPRILVSWVQPNLETFWKTRQPMVWLLALVLGAAIAVAAIIFRELIGLFQIPWLGTRSERVYSAALQTPWYLIMAGPVAGGLLVGLLLTFLKNKRTGAVADVIEARALTGRKLGLRDGLLSALVTALSLGSGASAGREGPVVHLGAVLATAVAWRANLPEWCRRTLLGAGVASAISASFNAPIAGVLFAHEVILGHYAMRSFVPIVIASTAGAVASRLWFGDAAAFLIPNHQITSFWEFPAFALLGVTAAMVAILFQFALYMADFMARGSRIPYYLLPAVGGALVGAIALVFPQILGVGYEVTDMALWRKLPLMTMLALIVVKTVATAITLGARFGGGIFSPALYLGAMTGGSFGLIAAAAFPDMASSEGLYAILGMGAVAGAVLGAPISTTVIVFELTGGYTLSIALLLTVAVAHGITQAIHGHSWFHWQLEMRGLFIQEGPHRALGQITRVMDFMEPLAGDAEPERYDPESGQPALRPTDTLESALRAFDKGGHTRLPVVDPKDERRIIAWASHVRALRSFNRALVQLSEEEHR
- a CDS encoding ribbon-helix-helix domain-containing protein, whose protein sequence is MKPPRKRSITIRGHRTSFSVEDAFYEKLEAAAEAKAIPLARLIAQIDAARPREVNLSSAIRLFVLDWVQSHKSD